A region from the Triticum urartu cultivar G1812 chromosome 1, Tu2.1, whole genome shotgun sequence genome encodes:
- the LOC125528841 gene encoding 3-deoxy-manno-octulosonate cytidylyltransferase: protein MPICPAPSESSGSGSRVWIFHGLALGAAAAAAAAAYVYRRPRGFRSLAVGIIPARYASSRFDGKPLALILGKPMIQRTWERVMLASSLDHVVVATDDEKIAECCRGFGADVIMTSVSCQNGSERCCEALQKLRKHYDIVVNIQGDEPLIEPDIIDGVVMALQRAPDAVFSTAATALKPEDAFDTNRVKCVVDNQGYAIYFSRGLIPFNKSGKVNPHFPYLLHLGISGFDSKFLKIYPQLAPTPLQLEEDLEQLKVLENGYKMKVIKVDHDAHGVDAPEDVEKIEALMRARNIQ, encoded by the exons ATGCCGATCTGCCCGGCGCCGTCGGAGTCCTCGGGCTCCGGGAGCCGCGTGTGGATCTTCCACGGGCTGGCGCTCGGCGCGGCGGcggccgccgccgcggccgcctACGTGTACCGCCGGCCCCGCGGGTTCCGCAGCCTGGCGGTGGGCATCATCCCCGCGCGCTACGCCTCCTCCCGCTTCGACGGCAAGCCGCTCGCCCTCATCCTCGGCAAGCCCATGATACAG AGAACCTGGGAAAGAGTTATGCTAGCTTCTTCATTAGACCATGTTG TTGTGGCAACGGATGATGAGAAAATTGCTGAGTGCTGTAGAGGATTTGGAGCTGATGTTATAATGACATCAGTATCATGCCAAAATG GATCTGAGCGCTGCTGTGAGGCACTTCAAAAGCTCAGGAAACATTATGACATTGTTGTCAATATTCAAGGGGATGAGCCTCTTATTGAACCAGATATCATAGACGGTGTGGTTATGGCATTGCAG CGAGCTCCTGATGCAGTCTTCAGCACAGCTGCCACGGCACTAAAACCTGAAGATGCATTTGACACAAACCGAGTGAAGTGTGTAGTAGACAACCAGGGTTATGCAATATACTTCTCAAGAGGGCTGATCCCATTTAACAA ATCAGGGAAAGTCAATCCTCACTTTCCATATCTTCTTCATCTTGGAATTTCG GGCTTTGAttcgaagtttctgaagatctatCCACAGCTTGCACCAACCCCACTGCAACTAGAAGAGGACCTGGAGCAACTTAAAGTTCTTGAGAATGGCTACAAGATGAAG GTTATCAAGGTGGACCATGATGCCCATGGTGTGGATGCGCCCGAAGACGTTGAGAAAATAGAAGCATTGATGCGGGCAAGGAACATCCAGTAG
- the LOC125538861 gene encoding nucleotide pyrophosphatase/phosphodiesterase-like, with the protein MGRMAHVVLAAVLAMAAAAAMVSASPAEGIQPLSKIAIHKATVDLHGSAYVRATPALLGDQGEDTAWVTVKYGWENPSADDWIAVFSPADFISGSCPNPRRNPDEPGLCTAPIKYQYANYSANYRYWGKGTIRFQIINQRSDFSFALFTGGFENPKLVAVSKPVAFKNPKAPVFPRLAQGKTHDEMTVTWTSGYDMDEAYPLVEWGMVAPGGGVRNPTRTPAGTLTFNRGSMCGEPARTVGWRDPGFIHTAFMRDLWPNKEYTYKIGHELSDGTMVWGKPYTFRAPPTPGQNSLQRIIVFGDMGKAERDGSNEFANYQPGSLNTTDTLVKDLDNYDIVFHIGDMPYANGYLSQWDQFTAQVAPISARKPYMVASGNHERDWPNTGGFFDVKDSGGECGVPAETMYYYPAENRANFWYKVDYGMFRFCVADTGHDWREGTPQHKFIEECLSTVDRKHQPWLIFAAHRVLGYSSNAWYAAEGSFEEPEGRESLQKLWQRYRVDMAFFGHVHNYERTCPLYQSQCVTGERSHYSGTMNGTIFVVAGGGGSHLSSYTTAIPRWSVFRDQDYGFVKLTAFNHSSLLFEYKKSSDGNVYDSFTVDRDYRNVLSCVHDSCFPTTLAL; encoded by the exons ATGGGGAGGATGGCGCATGTTGTCCTGGCGGCGGTGCTGGCCatggcggcagcggcggcgatgGTGAGCGCGTCGCCGGCCGAGGGGATCCAGCCGCTGTCCAAGATCGCCATCCACAAGGCCACCGTGGACCTGCACGGCTCCGCGTACGTGCGGGCGACGCCGGCGTTGCTCGGCGACCAG GGAGAAGACACCGCATGGGTCACTGTGAAATACGGGTGGGAGAACCCTTCCGCCGACGACTGGATCGCCGTCTTCTCCCCTGCCGATTTCAT CTCGGGCTCGTGCCCTAACCCGCGGAGGAACCCCGACGAGCCGGGACTCTGCACAGCGCCTATCAAG TATCAGTACGCCAACTACTCGGCCAACTACCGCTACTGGGGCAAGGGCACCATCCGGTTCCAGATCATCAACCAGCGCTCCGACTTCTCCTTCGCCCTCTTCACCGGCGGCTTCGAAAAT CCCAAGCTGGTGGCGGTGTCGAAGCCGGTGGCGTTCAAGAACCCCAAGGCCCCGGTGTTCCCGCGGCTGGCGCAGGGCAAGACCCACGACGAGATGACGGTCACATGGACCAGCGGCTACGACATGGACGAGGCCTACCCGCTGGTGGAGTGGGGCATGGTCGCCCCCGGCGGCGGGGTCAGGAACCCTACCCGCACGCCCGCCGGCACGCTGACCTTCAACCGCGGCAGCATGTGTG GCGAGCCGGCGAGGACGGTTGGGTGGAGAGACCCCGGGTTCATCCACACGGCCTTCATGAGGGACCTGTGGCCCAACAAAGA GTACACTTACAAGATCGGGCATGAGCTCTCCGACGGTACCATGGTGTGGGGAAAGCCTTACACTTTCCGGGCGCCGCCAACCCCTGGACAAAACTCGCTGCAGCGCATCATCGTCTTCGGTGACATGGGAAAG GCGGAGAGGGACGGATCGAATGAGTTCGCCAACTACCAGCCGGGGTCATTGAACACGACGGACACGCTGGTCAAAGATTTGGACAACTACGACATCGTCTTCCACATCGGCGACATGCCATATGCCAACGGATACCTCTCCCAATGGGACCAGTTCACCGCACAAGTCGCCCCCATCAGCGCCAGGAAGCCCTACATGGTTGCGAG TGGTAACCATGAGAGGGACTGGCCCAATACCGGTGGATTTTTCGATGTCAAGGACTCTGGCGGCGAGTGCGGCGTACCGGCCGAGACTATGTATTACTACCCAGCTGAAAACAGAGCAAATTTCTG GTACAAGGTGGACTACGGGATGTTCCGGTTCTGCGTGGCGGACACGGGGCACGACTGGCGAGAGGGGACTCCACAGCACAAGTTCATCGAGGAGTGCCTCTCCACGGTGGACCGGAAGCACCAGCCATGGCTCATCTTCGCGGCGCACCGGGTGCTGGGCTACTCGTCCAACGCGTGGTACGCCGCCGAGGGCTCCTTCGAGGAGCCCGAGGGCCGGGAGAGCCTGCAGAAGCTGTGGCAGCGGTACCGCGTTGACATGGCCTTCTTCGGCCACGTCCACAACTACGAGCGCACATGCCCGCTCTACCAGAGCCAGTGCGTCACCGGGGAGCGGAGCCACTACTCGGGCACCATGAACGGCACCATCTTCGtcgtggcgggcggcggcggcagccaCCTCTCCAGCTACACCACGGCCATCCCTAGGTGGAGCGTCTTCAGGGATCAAGACTATGGCTTCGTCAAGCTCACGGCCTTCAACCACTCGTCGCTTCTGTTCGAGTACAAGAAGAGCAGCGACGGCAATGTCTACGACTCCTTCACCGTCGATAGGGACTACCGCAACGTGCTCAGCTGTGTGCACGACAGCTGCTTCCCCACCACACTCGCTCTCTGA